A window of the Cicer arietinum cultivar CDC Frontier isolate Library 1 chromosome 6, Cicar.CDCFrontier_v2.0, whole genome shotgun sequence genome harbors these coding sequences:
- the LOC101499026 gene encoding uncharacterized protein, which translates to MTFPSLFTPLRISKTTLITHYTTLTPNKPNPWFVKIVSTVFLLSPNSFNHTFSHYLANHLTPSLALDVIKRLNNPQLGFKFFQFTKQKLNLSHSFWTYNFLLRFLCQQGQHNSAKLVYDSMRIKEVDRAWGLLKESDFAPNVVSYTILISGYCKLSKMKEASRIFDEMVRSGIKPSAPIFNALIDGFVKAGDMASALGIHKKMILYGCTPDVVTFTSLIDGYCRVGQVDYGLELWREMKARNISESLYTFSILISALCKCNRLQEAHELLRLLKQSDIVPKPFIYNPVIDGYCKSGNVDEANAIVVDMEEKCKPDKLTFTILIIGHCMKGRAPEAIRIFYKMLATGCSPDDITIR; encoded by the exons ATGACTTTTCCTTCCCTCTTCACCCCCCTTCGAATTTCCAAAACTACCCTTATTACCCACTACACCACTCTCACACCCAACAAACCCAACCCTTGGTTCGTCAAAATCGTTTCCACAGTCTTCCTTCTCTCCCCAAACTCATTCAACCACACATTTTCTCATTACCTCGCTAACCACTTAACACCTTCACTCGCATTAGACGTTATCAAAAGACTAAATAACCCTCAATTAGGTTTCAAATTCTTTCAATTTACAAAGCAAAAATTGAACCTCTCTCATTCATTTTGGACTTACAATTTTCTTTTGAGATTCCTTTGTCAACAAGGTCAACACAATTCAGCTAAACTTGTTTATGATTCCATGAG AATTAAGGAGGTTGATAGAGCGTGGGGTTTACTGAAAGAGAGTGATTTTGCTCCTAATGTTGTGAGTTATACGATATTGATATCGGGTTATTGTAAATTGAGTAAGATGAAGGAGGCTTCTCGTATTTTCGATGAAATGGTCAGGTCCGGAATTAAGCCTAGTGCGCCTATTTTTAATGCACTTATTGATGGATTTGTTAAGGCGGGTGACATGGCTTCTGCATTAGGAATACATAAGAAAATGATTTTGTATGGCTGTACTCCTGATGTTGTCACTTTCACTTCGTTAATCGATGGATATTGTCGAGTCGGACAGGTGGACTATGGTTTGGAACTTTGGCGTGAAATGAAAGCGAGAAATATTTCTGAAAGTTTGTATACTTTCTCTATTCTTATCAGTGCTCTTTGCAAATGCAATAGACTACAAGAAGCTCATGAGCTTCTGAGACTGTTGAAGCAGAGTGACATCGTTCCAAAGCCCTTTATCTACAACCCTGTGATTGATGGTTATTGTAAATCTGGAAATGTCGATGAGGCTAATGCAATTGTTGTAGATATGGAGGAGAAATGCAAACCTGATAAACTTACATTTACTATTCTTATTATTGGACATTGTATGAAAGGAAGAGCGCCCGAAGCGATTCGTATCTTTTACAAGATGTTGGCCACTGGTTGTTCCCCGGATGACATCACTATTAGA
- the LOC101496733 gene encoding cytochrome b5 domain-containing protein RLF, producing the protein MDSDNDFTFCQVSTPVVETNKLVSDIADISIKEESSNASSSDHNNGGFLWKNGSPNDSSNSIKEGTVGSLSFSVISTANESTNSDAKNSSQKSSEQKNSVKKPTVRAKVPFEKGYSQMDWLKLTRTHPDLAGLKGQSNRRLISMAEVKKHQTEGQMWTVLKGRVYNISPYMKFHPGGVDMLMKTVGKDCTSLFNKYHAWVNAEFLLEKCLVGILDESH; encoded by the exons ATGGACAGTGATAATGATTTCACTTTTTGTCAG GTCAGTACACCTGTAGTGGAAACAAACAAGCTTGTTTCCGATATTGCTGATATTTCCATAAAGGAAGAATCCTCAAATGCAAGTAGTAGTGATCACAATAATGGTGGTTTCTTATGGAAGAATGGTTCACCCAATGATTCTTCTAACTCCATAAAGGAGGGTACAGTTGGTTCTTTGTCTTTCAGTGTAATTAGCACCGCGAATGAATCAACTAATAGTGATGCTAAGAATTCGTCTCAGAAGTCGTCAGAGCAGAAGAATTCTGTTAAAAAGCCAACTGTTCGTGCCAAAGTTCCTTTTgaaaagggttatagtcaaatGGACTGGCTCAAGCTTACTCGAACGCATCCTGACCTTGCAG GTTTAAAAGGACAGTCTAACAGGAGACTAATTTCTATGGCTGAAGTTAAAAAACACCAAACAGAAGGCCAAATGTGGACTGTATTAAAAGGCCGTGTTTACAATATATCTCCATATATGAAGTTTCATCCTGGAG GTGTTGATATGTTGATGAAGACAGTGGGAAAAGATTGCACATCTCTATTCA ATAAATACCATGCTTGGGTTAACGCTGAATTCTTACTAGAGAAATGCCTTGTGGGTATTTTGGATGAAAGTCATTGA